Genomic window (Juglans microcarpa x Juglans regia isolate MS1-56 chromosome 2S, Jm3101_v1.0, whole genome shotgun sequence):
GTTGTATCTTCACCTACAGCAATATATTGGTAAGCAATCATTTCCGTAACAAGGAAACTGAAGagcataaaattaataatatgcaGCTTAGAATCCCCCAATCACACCATGAGAAGGGACTAGAAAGGGGAAAGGAGAAGAAGCAAACTTTTCAGTTCCGATGCATGTTTATTTCCACCAAGAAAATTTTACAAGGAGCATCGAGCCCAAAGATAATGGAAATGATTTTACTTCCTCAATTTCTTGACAATTAGAAAATTTACGAAGGAAACATTCGAGTCCAAAGATAATGGGAATGATTTTTCTTCCTCAACTTCTTGACAGTAtagttttttccttctttttcaagATTTAAGTGCAATAGATGGAAGCACAGTTTTACCATCATTGCTATTCGCCTGTAACACCAATGGCCATGTACCAGCAACAAACGTTCTAGAAAACGGAATTGAGCTATTGAGTAATCACTAGCCATCACAGCCTGCAGTTAAGAGACATTTGGAATCAGAAGTTGGGTCTTTTCTCTTATTCAAAGTGAAAACCTAGAATAAAGTAGTGCAGAACATAAATCAATAGCAATGGaatatacatattttacaaCTGACAAATGATATGGCTGTGAGTTTAATCATCAGTGAAGCAAATAATAAGAACAAACAGTGTTGCAAGTCAGGAATTCTTTTCAAATACTTAATTTCTAATGgatttatacattaatataattcGATTTTAATTTTCACCTGCTGCAGATCAGATATAATTCATTAGTCACTTAAAAAGGGCACTACGCGTGTAAAACTCCAAGACATACATGAGcaaaatgatgaaaagaaaaaggcatgGGTGGGAAGAGAGATAAGACAAAAAAGATATAATGACCTGCATCCCTTCAACTCCACTGATGCCAACTCCAATATCAGCCTCTTGAAGCATGCCAACATCATTTGCCCCATCACCTATAGACAGTGTTGTCTTACTTGTTCCCTCTTTTACCAATCTGGTTACCTGCAAATCTCCTATATTACTATCAGACTATCCTGTCGTGAAAAACATAAACTACAAGGAAACTTTAAACTGGCATGATCAGAAAACTTACACGAGCTTTCTGCTTGGGTGAAGAGCGGCAGCATATAACAGAAGAACAATTAATTGCAAGTTCAAAAAATGACTTCACCACATTCTTTTCTAGAGAAAAATCCAAGGACTTGCCATCTATTATCAGGCCAAACAAAATAGTACTTTCTTTAGCTGAATTAGAACTTTGTTTTGCTGAGTTTATCTGAGATATCCCTTCTCTAATTTGCTTCCTTATGCTTTCAAGCGAAGCCTGTAACAGTCAATGTTTCAGAAAGTTTTCTGAGCATTTGACCACTAAAAAAATCAATGTTGTTTACTTCAAAATCCTGTACCTTTGCAATGGCCTCTCTATCCCCTTGTTTTTCCAAGGCATCAATATCCGGCGAATCAAGAGTGATTATGATTTGTTTCATATCTTGTCTAAGTAAACTACAAGCATACCTGGAACAATTaaagtatttataaatttacataaatattcacatatcacaaaataattattctgCACTGAATCTTTTACAGTACCCAATGTTAACTGCTGTTTCCATTTTATCACCAGTTAATACCCATATCTTAATTCCAGCTCCGGAAAGCTTCTTGATACATGCAGGGACCTGAACACCAGAGAGTGCTATTAGATCAAAACGGATCATAAAATAATGAActgaaatgttttaaaaaatagaatgagTGATTTGGCTCAATTAATAGAACAAATATTTAATACTTACGCCCTTTTGTAGTTTATCTTCGACAGCTGTTGCACCAAGAAGAATCAAATTCCTTTCAATCTTATCAGCAGCTTCATCTACCAATACATCATGGTCTACAGTAACAGATGTTTTGGCCATTCGGAACTCCTCTTCCCATGATTTATACTCTTCTTCACCAAGCTCACAGTATGCAATTACCATGGTCCGTAGTCCATCTTcagcatatttttttatgtgatccCTGGTCTGAGACTCAAAAAGCCGCCCGTCTTGTGAAAGCCTTTCAAACATTACACTATAGTATATGCAGATAACAATATCATATCAATTGACTCAACTTGTAAATTCATTCACGTAACAAGTAGTGTATGCATCAGTTGTCTAACCTGTCCGCCCCCTTGCAAAGGAGCAATAACTGATTTTCCACATTCCTTACAACTACAGACATTCTTTTGCGAGCACTACTAAATTCTAAGACTTGGAGAAGCTCATATACTCTGGGATATAGAAAAACAGGTCATGCCAAGTGTAACCAAAACGCCATAAATGAAActgtaagaaataaaaaataaataatggaagactggaaaaagaaaaagaagatggagatgatgaattaaagaaaatatacaataacATGCCTCACCCAAACGTAGCCGTTTAGCCTCTCTCATAAAATTGAATCTAGTTACATCTGCCACGGATTTGATTGCCACAACAAAGAATCCTAGTGTTttgcactaaaaaaaaaaaagaagaaaggaaaaagataaaaggaatGCCCTAAAAAACAATCAATTTTCATGTAAGTGTAAAGTAATATTACAGAACTTCTCTACAGATTTCTCTGATAttaaactcttttttcttccctCCTTCCCCAGTTCATTATACAAGAAGGCCTCATCAAAGTAAAAGATGCATCCCTCAATGTATCATCTTGAAGTCTGCTTTGTGATTTCAAGACCTTCGAGAAGCCCTATATTCTGGACAGATAAATGAGAAATGGTAATTTGCTACCAGTTTTAAGGCTTTGTTTCTGATAGATGACATTGGGTCATTGGCTACAAAAATTGTTAAGAGCAGAGAGAAAAGATTTtttagaacaaaagaaaaactcaaagtCATATTAGGCATATTACACTTCCAGACATCATGAGAAAGTTGTTTGCTGCAATTGGCTGTTTATGAAAGTGAGAAagattatattattatgttaaaTATGCAAGCaggattttcttttcaaaagcataagatgaacaattatatatgaaaatagaaAACATGGTCCCTCAAATATGACAAATGGACATCTTACTTCATATAGACAACTGGCCGCATAGGAAGCGGACactacacttgaatgaatttatGATATGTACCATAAAATGTTACGTGAGGAGCTCACCTGTCAACCTTTTTGCCAGTTTCATAATCTAACTCATGCAATGATATGCTTGTTTGTGTCCTTCCATCAAAATCAAAGCCAACCTCCCTTGCAGCTATTATAAAAGCTGCTTCATCCGGTGACTCAGCTTCATAGAAAATTTCTCCTGACTCTTTATCGACCACAGGAATAGCTGTATGACAGATTGCTAAGACCCGAAAGAATTTCTGAATGATATCAGGATGAGGTTGATTAACCCATTGGCCATTCATAATGCGTTCATCTCTGAAATTGAATCCCCTAATCAACCTTCTGAAGTCCATGGCATTGCCATCATGGCTTTGTACATCATTTGATGCATCTCCTGGTTCAGACAGTACACCCCTCCTCCTCATCAGTGCCCTCTCCACTTCTGTCGTACCACGGCCATAATCAGTGCCGGCTATTGAACATTTCATAAACTCCATGGAATTACATGTCAAAGTACCCGTCTTGTCAGAAAGTATTGTATATACCTGACCAAGTTCCTCATTCAAATTTGATGTGCGGGCATGTGCTGCCCTATTTGTTTCTTCATCATACATATCCTGATCTTGGTTAATGAAAATACTCTGTAAAACCTTCACGATCTCAATGGatacatataaagatattggTATCAGGTATCCATACAACATTAGGGCtgtgaagaaatgaagaaatgcGGCAAGTAATGGTCTTTTGGGGTCATAAAACACAGTTGAATCATCTGGACGAAGATACCACCTTCTGTGCTTTCCACCGCTAATATCTTTTTTGGTTTCAATTCCAAAAAACACTGAGCCAACAGAAGCTATCACTATCAGAGTGCTGAAAAGTATGTAGATTATCTTGtccattttcttctcaattttACTTCTCTTGGAAGGAGGATCTGTAGCATTCTGCATCACTTTTGTATCGTGTCCCGTAAAAACAACCACTCCGTAGATATATTCAGTGTTTTTAAGCTTAGAATCTCTTAAAAGCAACTGTTTTATGGAAAGGGGGTATTCTTTGCCATCATAGGACGAAGCTccaacaaatgaaaataaattttcattagGGTCCTCACACTTGATCACGGCCCTAAATTGTCTGAAGGATTTTTCATCACGAAGATGGGATGTCACCTCCAACGCATGcttcaattttaaattagtcTCTCCGTCAAGATTCATGGTCTCAACATAACAAATACCATCCTCATAGCTTGACGAGAGCAGAATAATATCAGCAGGAAAGTATTCATCTTTGCACACCTTTACGAGATCACCAACTCGAAGTTTCTTCCATTTGGTTTCATGGAATGAATAATCTCTATACACTCTGACTTTTCGATTGTTTGCCTCAATATCCTAAAACCATGTCAACACTCAGCTAGAAACCACATAATTAAGAAAGAAAGTTGGTTATCAAGAGTTTCATCCTATCTCTCTCGTATTTTAAATTCTATCAAAACCAAGATTTAGAAGATTGACAATCATGATAACAAAACGAATTAGAAAGGGCATTAAAATATTACCTGCTTTTTTCGTCTCCAATCTTCCACACCCTCCTTGGCCATAGTAGCTCCAATCACCACTAACAATGGTACAAGAACACTAGGAGCTGAATAAGGTGCCAACGGAGTAAATGAAACGCAGGCCACAACTAGAAAGTATATATTTGCAACCCTCCTAAACTGCTCAAATAAAGACTTTGGAATAAAATTAACCGCCGTATACTTGGTAGTTGAAACAAAATTTCCTCTGTATTTCAACTGAACAGCCCCTGGATTGCCCGGATCATTGCAGTACACAACCCTCGAGTACCCTCTCCGCCCAATTTGGGCATGTTTGTCTTCGAACTTTGATAGAAAACAAGCAAATGAATAGAGTTTGCTAAAAAGTATCCCTCTCCTCCGCCCTTCTGGCATTTTCAAACCTCAACAACAAgcgggtctttttttttttcttttctttttcccaggGAAACCAAATAAATCACCAAACACGCCTCAGCCCACAActcatatttcttttcactttccAGAACAATCACCAAACAAATCTTTAGCTTACAACTACTTATATAAACTCAAACCCATTATTTGCAATTCACACCCTCCTAAtgcaaaataatttaaaaaacggaacaatttttctttttaagaaaaagagagatggagagagagagactaattTTCACCATTCCCATTGAGAGTTTGGGTCATGAATGCTTTCAATCTAAAAATGCCGATTTGATAACTTCACGAGCTCTGAATGCTTTTTATGAGCTATAGCCAAAGTCACGAAGGCTTTCAATCTAATAATGAGGACCTGATAGCCTCATGAGCTCTGAATGCTCTGTTTTCAAGCTATGGCTAAACACACAAAATGTTTGAACCAAGTGTAACATTACGCTCAATGCAAATCACCGACAAAACAAACTTATTATTTGGGAAACCTCATTGTTCTATGCCTCTGCCTCTTAGTGTTCTGTTCCTTGCTTTCATTTGAAGTTGCAGAGATCTCTTCCTTGTGGGGTTTATAGTTTAAttgtagagaaagagagagaacgtAAAGGCCAAAAAAGGGCGCTTTGTATGAGGCGGGTGGATTACTGCGCTGGAGTCTGAAAGAGTTTCTCGTGAAGTCCAGCCTTCAAGGGAAGCTTGACGCTTGTCTGTACGGCAACATGTCACGATCTTTGCCTTACACGTGGCTTATTGTGCCAAGACAAATGAAGTTTGTTTTGCATGCCTACTTTTGTTTTCCCTTCTTTTCCATGATGTTTTATTCACTCCGACAGCCAAGTAAAGAATAAAGTTACTTCTAAAAATTAATTGGGACAAACCTATGCAGTgacaattaaattattgttcACATTTTCCGAGcagttattttactgtttataCGGAGTTTCGTTTAGTACACGAGCATGGTGATTATTTGGTACCTAGTAGTCTTAGAAGCCTTTCTCTGCATAGATAAAATTAATGTCTTATTTGCAGATTTCGTAATACCAGTAGTTTTGGTTTTTGGATCTCTTATTCCAGGctgcttgtgtttttttttttcttgcaggtTTTAGTTGTTTTGTCTAGGGTTGGTTTTTATAACTTCTAGTTTTGATTTATCCtgttctttctttgtttggttgttcTATAATCGGATATCTTAGTAATTTTGATGCctgaatttgatttttgaacttatatatatctctttcaGGTGTTTTGTTATAACCATCATTTTTCTCGGTCATAGATgagaaattattaataaaattgaatggaaaaatctattaaataaaatgaaaactaTGAACATTTTACTTTACTccaaatcataaaattttttataaaaataaaatgaagtattttttgtgaatttgaaatctatgaattttattatttaaaatctagggacaaattttagaattatttatgatttttttcattaaaaaacaaaagttagGAAGacatcatttaatattttcataattatgattgtaatatttcttattagaaattaacttatattctatttaaatgaCCCTTGGCCCCTCGTCGGCGATTTGTCTCAGTTTTTTGTTGTTGCACTATATTCATGTTTTCCCTAACCGAAAATCAAGTGGAAATGGATGTAACGGTTCCTTCTAGCCAGTCCAGACCAACACGTTGCAGCACACCTCTTTGTACTGTGGCTTCTAGCTGCAGGTTAATAGTTTGTTCAtcaaactatttaaaaattatcttcAAGCGGTCTCTCATTGTGAGAATTGGATGggagttaattttttttggctccgatcacactttttatttttttacttttgtgttgTAATGTGTGTTGGTTATGAGAAGACTGTATGATACTTCTATCTTACTGAATCTGTGTCTTGTATccgttaatttatttataaatagacaaaaaaatgacacttggaattttttattacaaaaatcttcGTTCACCATCATTCAAAATTATGGCATGAAAGTAGGGAATCGCTTGATCATTGAGTGCATCTCGATATTCTATGAAGAATTAtgctatagatatatatatatatatatattatattatattttatataaatatttttgttttaaaacataaataaaagacTGATAATCAATCTCACAGTGATGATATAATATagttaggaatttttttttttcattgtcaaTAACATGATGTGCCAATATACGACAGTAGATCCATATAATCCGTGGCGGACAAATTAGAGTTAAAGCTCAATGCGTCCTTCTTGTGGTGGGACCACCATCGAAGTCTGTGCCATAAATTTGATGCaaattcattataaaaaaataaatctacattctcaaaaaataaaataaaataaatcacattattttatagatttatttaatGAGAAATGCTTGGAATGTCCATAATGGTTTCCGAACATTTcttctgatatatatatatatgtatttacttagtgattaaaaaaaattgatgatattataaattatttatttattttttaaatatttatgatgattaaaaaataaataaaaatataaaatacacttGTCGAGACATTTTTTGGTGATACTTTTTAATGCAgctcttattttatataatcactttatatctctaatatttctcatttgagAATGGTCGTTGGCCCATCATCTACACTGAACAAACGACGAGATGTGCGACTAGTAGTGGGTCCAGATTGGAGTTAGCCCTTTGTGGGCTTTTGTTTTGAAACCTCTTAGCAGACTGGGCTTAAAGTTGAGGAATTAATTTTGTTCTGCCATATTTAAAGAacacttttaatttgttttaattccTATAACGTTTGATCCTTAATCCTGATTGAAACATTTTCTGTACACGGAATCTTACACTGAAGAAACTTAAAAGGTAAAATAGTATTAATTCTTGTGTCTTTCATATGCATAAAtgcatgaaattttttaatattcatacaAATCTCGTAAAAATATCGTCAGtatttattttgacttttaaattagtattatatagATTTACActaactccattttttttcagtGGCTTATTCATAATATCTTCAATGTacattagataaaatattaagaagATGGTTCTGTTCTTGCAAGCTTGATTGCAACACATGTCCTATTGTGTTTGATCCAGCAATTGCAGAAGCTAGGTGCCTAGTTACTGGTGTTGTGTTTTTGTAAAGATCTTGGATTGGATTAGGTGATTCAAAGTTAAGTGGTTAATTgtattaaattgagatgagctgagttatttatgaatagtaatgagttgacaTAGTAAAGTGAGTTTTATAAGATCCacttaatatgagtttagatgtgtttaaatgttaagatgaatttagatgtatttatatgaagttgaaaaaggttgtggatctcaCGTGTGAAAatgtattgaattgaaaaagatcgtagatctcacgtgtaaaaaagattttgagttgagacgagtttagtgatttgaaagttgggtgtttaaatgttagactcaacttaaatttagattaaactgagttaattttaatttaatccaAGTTCCAAACTGGGCCTAAAACAATTCTATTGAATGAGCCTAATGCAGGGAAGTTTCACTATTTTGTTTAAGATATACAAAACTTACTGACCAATGCTACTTGGAAAATTCAGCATGTGAAGAGGAAACTAAATGGTATAGCTCACCAATTGACAAGGAAAGCTGTGATTTAGGAGCATGAATTAATCGATACTGACCGTGTTACTGATTGTATCAAAACTATTGTAATGGCTAAATGCCAACTTTGTGATTAATATCAATTATGATTTCctgtttcaaaatatatatatatatatatatatatttatgtatcataaatcataaaaaaaaaaacacccgaATAACATTATTATGCATTGGTAAATTGGTAATAGTATtagacatattatatatagttatggaGTACGCAAGtgccatatatttttttttaataaattggtAATAGTATtagacatattatatatagttatggaATGCACAAGtgccatatatatttttttttaaaaaaatataatcaattattaaaaaaatagtttttttttttacgtgggtccggaatattttattttttttaaaagaattacgCGACGCTTACACTAtccacgactgcaaatatcactTCTCATAGTATTAGAGCCATTGCATTGATTTTtctatatgcatatgcaaaattacatttttttttttatattgattttgcatatcaagaaaaattttcacattgaattatgtattttttagaatatttatttttttcttaaaattattatttttatatattttgcaattaacaCTTACTACTTAcatttgatattaataatacaaatataataaaatgataaaaaaaaatataatatattataataatgaaataaaggTGAAGGTGAAGGTGAAAGTTCTCTTGTATTATTGGAGGAGGGAGAAGAGGAAATGGTtgtgagagagaaagtgagaggagagaaaaaaattaataaaataatgtgtgtagagtgaatagtatatatctaaaaatattaaaatattatttataactatgtaaaattataaagatgTATAATTTAATGCAGTCATTTAGGCAAATATCGCTTGCATTTGATATGCAGATACAAATGCCGTAACTTATATAGATGTCCCAAATTTtagatatttattattttaatttgtatttttcttatggcttaaaaaaaattatttatttttaattttcttatattattgCGATTTGAAAAAAACGGCGAGAGATTCGATCCCCGGACCTAAGACTGGAGCAGTTGGATACAGGTGGACGCAGGGACACAACATACGAGAGAGAGGAAAGACGTCTGAACTTTCATCGTCTTCGTCATTATCATCAAGATCACAGTTCAGGTCGAACTACTGCTGAGTCGACCTTGTTTTGTCAGGGCTGTTGGATTTCCATCCTTCTATACCCGTTAGATTCAGCTGTTGTACGATGCACTTGATACTGAAACCCTAGGTCCGTCCGTTCTCTGGCCCATTGTATATCcggcttttatttatttttctatttttaatttcgTCAATTGGGACATCTTTTTTCGAAAGATCTTTTTTATAGGTGaaagtaaagttttattgaaatataaCACTACTAATCGCAATTCATGTTATGTTGATTCGTTGAGcatgaaaaatttattctttcatttctGGAAACAATTTCGTTTTTTGAAACGAACTGGTTCGATTGGATTAGGTGTAATTGGAAATTGAGTAATTGCAATTTTAAGTTGATGGTTTGGGATGGGCTCGAAGTTGGATTTTTTGGTCGTTGCTATTGGTTTATTTTGCGATTATTCTTCGAATCGGAGTGTAAAGTGCTAGTTTTTGTGACTCCTTTCTGAAAGCACTGCACTGGAAGCCTGAATTTTGGCTTATAAAAAAGGGGGCTACTTTAGGTACTGGTTTTGCTTCtctatttttgaaagaaatcaGTGTGCGCTTGGATTTTGTTATTAGTGTGGAGTATTTTGCTTTAGAATCAGCttaaagtaaataatttttccttaGAGTAAGCCAATGATTGTAGAAGTTGTTGGTGATGTGGCTCTTTTGGCAGTATACTTTGATTATCGTTCTGCCAGTGCAACTCAGAATTTAGtaatttttctattatgaaAGTTTGATGAAGATTGTTTGTGTAAAAGGTATCTTCCGCGAATTACTTTTCCTTCGTTATTTATTCTTCCTGAAACCATTTTGGCTGCTAttccaaaatgcatttgttatgtcagtattttttataagtatttgtTATGTCAGTATTCTGATAAAAAATTGTCAGTATCCCTTTGAAATGCATGGAAGGCAGATTGTTGTGATTTAAGCCACCTGATGGGGAAGTGGATTGGTTAGAGCAAGTTACTTAGCCATTTAATTGGTTGATGaatctattataattttgttgtcTCTGGTGCTCCAGGAATGAGATATAggatcttaaaataaaaatacaacaaaagtaAAGTTTATTTGCAAATTATTGAAATCGCTTCTGGTGTATGTACAATTCTTGTTTGAACTACAACACTATGAACATTCATTAGTTCCTTCTACTGTTCCGTATTTATTAATTTCAGAATTATGCAGAAAATCATTCTTTTAAACTTGTAAAATgggtagttttttattttttttgcttcaGCTGTCAATACCACTCTAATGACCGCCTTTATAATTTTGTAGGAGTACTTTCCTCAAGCAACATTAGTTCTTCATATCCTTTCTGCAAATCATACACAAAATTTGAGTTGGTGTTGGGAGCGTGGTTGGTAGTTCATGACAGAACGGTATTAGCTTGTCGTTCTGCTGGGGGTGCTTGAGATGAGATTGAGGACTCATTAAATCGTGTGCACTGTGTTGTCTTTGCCTTATTTCTTATTTGAGCTAACAAGTTTTGTATATGCTGTTATCAGCTAGTGTTGCTCAAGGGTTGTTAAAAGTACTGGCCCTTCTGACTTTAGGAGATCTTGTTAGAAATTTTCCTGATGAAGTCACAGGatatatttactattttgtATTGAATAAAGGGAAAATGCTGCTAAACTGGAAGAAACCCAACATCAAGCTCACCCTTACTTCCTCAGAATACATTTTATTCGTGCTCTCTGGTACATCAAGGAGTAAAGTGGGTGTTAATGGTGTTATGTAAGAAGAAGCCATGGAGTATGTATCAGAGAAAAGATTCCCCGTCAATGCAAaggattataaattatatgaagaaGTTGGTGAAGGAGTCAGCGCCTCTGTGTACAGGGCTCTCTGCGTTCCACTTAATGAGATCGTTGCAATCAAAGTTCTTGATCTAGAAAAGTGCAATAATGACCTGGTATGTGCCTATTTATgtacaataaaaacatatattttctttttattgagtTGATATTTCATAATTGGTACACATTTAGATTTGATTTTCACTTGTAATAATTGCAATGTGATTTTTGGAATCATTTTCTTAGAGAATTGACtatttactaaaaataaaagtcttaGAAAATTGACTTAAAAATTGTTGAATTCAGTTGTTTATATTTGAAAGGCCTATGTGATGTATCTATTCCAAGTAGAAAAATTATTCATGGAACTctttctatttatagttaagatAAATTTCATGGAACTTATTTAAACATCACTTTTAAAGCCATGCATGATGTACTGATGTTTATCATAAGACTTTCAATTGCGTTTGCTAATCAATAATTATGTGACATTCTGCAAATGTCATATTAAGATatacttctaaaaaataaatgtcatATTAAGATATGTTTTCCTTGTGTTTTTAAATCTTTCAGGATGGCATCCGACGAGAGGTACATACAATGAGCTTGATTGACCATCCAAATGTGTTACGGGCGCATTGCTCTTTCACTTCTGGCCACAGCCTTTGGGTTGTGATGCCATACATGTCTGGTGGCTCCTGCCTTCATATAATGAAGTCTGGTTATCCTGAAGGTTTTGAGGAACCTGTTATTGCTACTTTATTACGGGAGGTTCTGAAAGCTCTTGTTTATCTTCATGCCCATGGTTACATCCACAGAGATGTGAAGGTAACGTATGGCACCTGCTTATATTATTCTTCTCCCAAAATATGTGCCTTATTTCTGCAGGACGGCACCATTTAGTAGGTTCTTGTTTAGTAGTCAACTGTAGTTGccattttttataacaaaaaaaaaaaaaaaaaggatatgaaAATAGTTTTCTTTAACCTAGACTTCTTGATGGTAGTTATCATATGATGCTGGGGAGACTTGTCTTTTGCttttgagaagagagaaactATACTTCTATGCTATTATGTTAAATCTCCAAGATGCCATATGTAGAAAGACTGCTAGAATGTGGTTTGCTTCATATGTCACATTTtacatccattttttttaaatgaattttttctttcctctttcacATGGATTGAGACTTGTTTTCTTATTGGTGTCCTCAACTCTGGTTTGCAGGCTGGGAATATCTTAATTG
Coding sequences:
- the LOC121253162 gene encoding probable phospholipid-transporting ATPase 8 isoform X1; amino-acid sequence: MPEGRRRGILFSKLYSFACFLSKFEDKHAQIGRRGYSRVVYCNDPGNPGAVQLKYRGNFVSTTKYTAVNFIPKSLFEQFRRVANIYFLVVACVSFTPLAPYSAPSVLVPLLVVIGATMAKEGVEDWRRKKQDIEANNRKVRVYRDYSFHETKWKKLRVGDLVKVCKDEYFPADIILLSSSYEDGICYVETMNLDGETNLKLKHALEVTSHLRDEKSFRQFRAVIKCEDPNENLFSFVGASSYDGKEYPLSIKQLLLRDSKLKNTEYIYGVVVFTGHDTKVMQNATDPPSKRSKIEKKMDKIIYILFSTLIVIASVGSVFFGIETKKDISGGKHRRWYLRPDDSTVFYDPKRPLLAAFLHFFTALMLYGYLIPISLYVSIEIVKVLQSIFINQDQDMYDEETNRAAHARTSNLNEELGQVYTILSDKTGTLTCNSMEFMKCSIAGTDYGRGTTEVERALMRRRGVLSEPGDASNDVQSHDGNAMDFRRLIRGFNFRDERIMNGQWVNQPHPDIIQKFFRVLAICHTAIPVVDKESGEIFYEAESPDEAAFIIAAREVGFDFDGRTQTSISLHELDYETGKKVDRVYELLQVLEFSSARKRMSVVVRNVENQLLLLCKGADSVMFERLSQDGRLFESQTRDHIKKYAEDGLRTMVIAYCELGEEEYKSWEEEFRMAKTSVTVDHDVLVDEAADKIERNLILLGATAVEDKLQKGVPACIKKLSGAGIKIWVLTGDKMETAVNIGYACSLLRQDMKQIIITLDSPDIDALEKQGDREAIAKASLESIRKQIREGISQINSAKQSSNSAKESTILFGLIIDGKSLDFSLEKNVVKSFFELAINCSSVICCRSSPKQKARVTRLVKEGTSKTTLSIGDGANDVGMLQEADIGVGISGVEGMQAVMASDYSIAQFRFLERLLLVHGHWCYRRIAMMICYFFYKNITFGFTLFWFEALASFSGQPAYNDWYMSFYNVFFTSLPVIALGVFDQDVSARFCLEYPILYSEGVENILFSWPRILGWMFNGFISSIIIFFSTTKLMTNQAFRRDGQVGDYEILGVTMYTCVVWAVNCQMALSINYFTWIQHLFIWGSITFWYIFLIIYGSLPSTISTTSYQVFVEACAPSVLYWLVTPFVVICTLLPYFCYRAFQTRFKPMLHDIIQIKRLEDSESLNTPTLHRQLKDRLLHLRERLMHREL
- the LOC121253162 gene encoding probable phospholipid-transporting ATPase 8 isoform X2, encoding MPEGRRRGILFSKLYSFACFLSKFEDKHAQIGRRGYSRVVYCNDPGNPGAVQLKYRGNFVSTTKYTAVNFIPKSLFEQFRRVANIYFLVVACVSFTPLAPYSAPSVLVPLLVVIGATMAKEGVEDWRRKKQDIEANNRKVRVYRDYSFHETKWKKLRVGDLVKVCKDEYFPADIILLSSSYEDGICYVETMNLDGETNLKLKHALEVTSHLRDEKSFRQFRAVIKCEDPNENLFSFVGASSYDGKEYPLSIKQLLLRDSKLKNTEYIYGVVVFTGHDTKVMQNATDPPSKRSKIEKKMDKIIYILFSTLIVIASVGSVFFGIETKKDISGGKHRRWYLRPDDSTVFYDPKRPLLAAFLHFFTALMLYGYLIPISLYVSIEIVKVLQSIFINQDQDMYDEETNRAAHARTSNLNEELGQVYTILSDKTGTLTCNSMEFMKCSIAGTDYGRGTTEVERALMRRRGVLSEPGDASNDVQSHDGNAMDFRRLIRGFNFRDERIMNGQWVNQPHPDIIQKFFRVLAICHTAIPVVDKESGEIFYEAESPDEAAFIIAAREVGFDFDGRTQTSISLHELDYETGKKVDRVYELLQVLEFSSARKRMSVVVRNVENQLLLLCKGADSVMFERLSQDGRLFESQTRDHIKKYAEDGLRTMVIAYCELGEEEYKSWEEEFRMAKTSVTVDHDVLVDEAADKIERNLILLGATAVEDKLQKGVPACIKKLSGAGIKIWVLTGDKMETAVNIGYACSLLRQDMKQIIITLDSPDIDALEKQGDREAIAKASLESIRKQIREGISQINSAKQSSNSAKESTILFGLIIDGKSLDFSLEKNVVKSFFELAINCSSVICCRSSPKQKARVTRLVKEGTSKTTLSIGDGANDVGMLQEADIGVGISGVEGMQICYFFYKNITFGFTLFWFEALASFSGQPAYNDWYMSFYNVFFTSLPVIALGVFDQDVSARFCLEYPILYSEGVENILFSWPRILGWMFNGFISSIIIFFSTTKLMTNQAFRRDGQVGDYEILGVTMYTCVVWAVNCQMALSINYFTWIQHLFIWGSITFWYIFLIIYGSLPSTISTTSYQVFVEACAPSVLYWLVTPFVVICTLLPYFCYRAFQTRFKPMLHDIIQIKRLEDSESLNTPTLHRQLKDRLLHLRERLMHREL